The DNA segment CTTGCATGCTTAAGGTGGGTTGGGTCACAAAACACTTTTCTGCGGCACCAACGAAGCTTCTGTAGGTATCTACTGCGACGATGTATTCCAGTTGAACTAAAGTCATATAGTTAAAGTTTATTTACTTCTACAAATGTATCAATTTTAACTATGATAGTTTCAGGGTTTGTGTCACAAAAATAGTATTCGATGATTTTGGAGCTTATATCTTTTTGGTTTAAAAAATAAGCTAAATTGTGTTGTAATCAACTAATTGTTAACTAACCAGGCTGTAATAATGAAAAAAGAAAACTTTAATGAAAAACAATTGTTGTCCCGAAAGGACATGAAAGAGGTGTTGGGCGGAGATCCTGGAGTAACAGATAGGGTTTGTCCTGAAGGTCAGTATAAACATTATTGCCCGGGAGGGTTTATTGGAGAAGATGGCGTCTGTCAGCACATTAACGTCCCATTGTGTAGAGGCGGCGGTGGTGTTATCGGTCCTGAACCAGGGACAACTACCTAAAATAAAAATCCCCTCAACATGTTGAAGGGATTTTTTATTTTATATGAGCATTGCGCTACAGCGCGGGACTTTCCTGTTGTTTGCTTAGGAAATCCTGATAGGCAAGCTGAATGCCTTCTTCCAGTTCTATCCGGTGCTTCCAGCCAAGATCGTGTAGCTTGGAAACATCCATTAATTTTCTTGGTGTGCCGTCAGGCTTACTGTTATCGAAAGTCAGGGCGCCTTCAAAGCCAACTATTTTTTTAACAAGTAAGGCCAGGTCCTTTATGCTAAGGTCATGCCCGGTTCCGATATTCAGAAAGCCACCCTCATTAAAGTTCTGCATCAGAAAATAACAGGCTTCTGCAAGGTCATCGGCAAAGAGGAACTCCCTTAACGGAGATCCGGAACCCCAGATGCTCACCTCCGCCAATCCATTTTCTTTGGCTTCATGAAACCTGCGGATCAGTGCGGGTAAAACATGAGAATTTTGCGGGTGGTAGTTGTCGTTATATCCGTATAAATTGGTCGGCATCACTGAAATGAAATTGCAATTGTATTGTGCCCTGTAGGCATCACACATTTTAATTCCTGAAATTTTTGCAATGGCATAAGGCTCATTGGTCTCTTCCAGTAATCCGGTAAGGAGGTATTCTTCTTTTAAGGGCTGAGGAGCCAGTTTAGGATAAATACAGCTGGAACCTAAAAACATTAATTTTTTAACCCCGGTTTTGTAAGCCTGGTGGATGACATTATTCTGGATAGAAAGGTTCTCAAACAGAAAATCAGCCCGGTAAGTGTTGTTGGCGACAATGCCTCCCACTTTTGCTGCGGCTAAAAACACGTATTCCGGCTTTTCGGCTTCAAAGAAATCCGTTACGGCCTGCTGATTGCGTAAATCAAGTTCAGAAGATGTTCTGGTCAGCAGATTGGTGTACCCTTCCTTAACCAGCTTCCTGTAAATTGCCGAACCTACCATACCTCGGTGACCGGCTACATATATTTTTGCGTTCTTTTCCACTTAGAGATTCTATTATACCTGCAAAAATACGAAATAGTTAGCATCATCTTTAAGAGACTGATTTAATTGTATTTTTGCATAAAAATATTTTAGTAGTGGGTAAAGATAAATTAAGAAAATTTGCAGAGATAGATACTTTTTCCAATGTATACCAGATGGAAGAAGGAAAGGTTCTGCAAGGCAAATGGGCTTCTGAGCATTTTAAAAATGAAGCACCAATCGTATTGGAATTGGCTTGTGGTAAAGGAGAATATTCCGTAAATATGGCTAAGTTTTTTCCGGAAAAGAACTTTATAGGGATTGATCTAAAAGGAAACCGCATCTGGAGAGGGGCAAGAACCGGAGTAGATGAAAATATAAACAACCTGGCCTTTCTAAGAATTCAGATTGAAGACATTGCAGAATACTTTGGAAAAGGAGAAGTAGACGAGATCTGGATTACTTTCCCGGATCCTCAGCCGCAGGATAGCAGAGAAAAGAAAAGGCTGACGTACGACCGCTTTCTGGACATGTACAAAACCTTTTTAAAGCCGGGTGGAAAGATCAACCTGAAAACAGACAATGATGGTTTATATGCTTATACAGTTGAGAAAGTCGCAGAACTGAATTTAATCTGCCATAAGAAAACGGACCATCTGTATACTTCCGAATTCTATGATGACGTTTTAAAAATCAAAACACATTATGAGCGGATTTACCTTAAACACGATAAAAATATCAACTATATTCAGTTCTCTTTTGAATAATTAACCTATAAAAAGGATCCCGATATGGAGCAATCATTTTACGACCAGGTTTTTGAATTGGTAAGGCTGATTCCTAAGGGAAGAGTTTCTTCCTATGGTGCCATTGCCAAAAGTTTAGGTGCCGGTGGCTCTGCCCGCATGGTGGGCTATGCCATGAGCAATGCCGGAGCAGCACATCCGCCTATCCCCGCCCACAGGGTGGTCAACAGCAGTGGCTTACTCACCGGTAAATTTCATTTCAAAACACCGGAGCTGATGCAGGAATTGCTGGAAGCCGAGGGAATCGTGGTTAAAAATGATAAAGTGCAGAACTTTAGAGCGCTGCTCTGGAATCCTTTACTGGAGTTATAAGCGGGACAGCTTAACTGCATAAACAGAACTTACTTACAATTTTAATATGGGCAAATTAGTAGAAGAATTTAACGACTATCGGACTAAAATGAACGATAGGATCATGGAAACCTCGAATACCAATATCAAGCGCTTCTTCGCTTTGGATACCACGACTTATGCTGAGGGTGCCCTGAATGTGAAGACGAAAGAGATGCTCGGACTGGTAGCCTCTATGGTTTTGCGTTGTGACGATTGCATTAAGTATCACCTGGAAAAATGTTTCCATGAAGGAGTGAGTAATGCCGAAATTAATGAAGTTTTTATGATCGCCAACCTGGTAGGTGGTTCAATAGTGATCCCTCATTACAGAAGAGCTGTAGAGTATTGGGACGAACTTAGTCTTTAAGGTTATGGAAGAGGTAATCAGATGCGGATGGTGCGGTACAGATCCGCAGTACATCAAATATCATGACGAAGAATGGGGAAAGCCAGTTTATGATGATAAGACCTTGTTCGAGTTTTTAATTCTTGAAGGTGCTCAGGCAGGACTCAGCTGGATTACCATCCTCAGAAGAAGGGATGGCTATAGAACTGCTTTTGCTGATTTTGACGTGCAGAAAGTAGCTGCCTTTACGGAGGCCGACGAAGAACGTTTAATGAACGATACAGGCATCATCAGAAATCGCCTGAAAGTGAAGGCCGCCATTAATAATGCCCGGCTTTTCATCGCGATACAAAAGGAGTTTGGCACTTTTTCTGATTATATCTGGGGCTTTCTTCCCGATAGGAAGCCAATTGTCAATATCCGGGCTTCCCTTGGAGAAGTACCTGCCCGTACGGAAATTTCAGATGCCATCAGTAAAGACATGAAAAAACGTGGGTTTAAGTTCTTCGGAACAACCATCTGCTATGCACATATGCAAGCCACAGGTATGGTGAACGACCATATTGAAGGCTGTATCAGTAAATAAATGGTAGAGCCATATTATTAATGGTTATTTATGCACGGCATTATAAGCAGTAACAAAGGCCCTGATCAGCTTTCCATCAAAGCTTTCTGTGGCCTTTATTCTTTCTGCAAGATCCTCATCATTGCTGAGTTTTTGTAGCAGGATATTTTTAATATGCTGGTTCTTTCCTTCAGCGTTTCCGCCTTCAACAGGAAGTTCTGACATGGGGCCGGTACCTATTTTCTCTAAGAAAAATGCAGTAGGCATCACCCGTCTAACCGGTGCTTCCTGACGGTTGCGACCTCCGCCAATGCTGATTCCGCCGCCAACACCAACTCCACCAAAACCACCGCTTCCAGCTCCGATTCCAATACTGGGCGTAATCCGGCGCCTTTTAGGTTCGGGAATGTCTACGCCGGTACTTCCTCCAATTGCATACAGGTTAACGGCACCCTGTTCCAGTATTTTAAAGAAACGGTGCTCCATTTTCTTTTTGATCACGATAGGCTTGCTGACATAAGTCTCCCCATTCCACACAAATTCCTGAATGTCGGTGGCCTTATATTGTACAACCGATTCATCATCTTTAGTGAGGATCACCGTGGCATAATCTGTTGCCTGTATGGTTCCCCTAAGGAAATTCCCCGGCGAAATCACCACAATGTCCTGTGCTTTTAACCCAATTGCGGCAATCAGCAGCAACAGGACTAGCTTAAATGTTTTTAGGGCAGTCATCATGCTCAAATAACGGAAATTATTTGCTGTTGTTATGGATAATGACAAACAATTATTTAAGTATTAGTACCTTTATCCGAAGCCATGGGTTGCGGCCTGAAATCTTCATTAAGCCCCTTCGGTTGGCGGCGGGGATCTGATGAAAAGTAAGTTAACAGCCCCGGGGTAATTTAAATTGTAATACAAAAAAACAATATATACTGATGAAAAAACTTTTTCTTCTTGACGGCATGGCGCTTATCTACAGGGCGCATTTTGCATTGAGTAAAAACCCTCGATTTACCTCCACAGGTATCAATACATCGGCTGTGATGGGTTTTGCAAACACTTTAATGGAAGTGCTTAAAAAAGAAAAACCAAGTCACATTGCGGTGGTTTTTGATACAGAAGCACCTACAGAAAGACATACTGATTTTGAAGCTTATAAAGCCCACAGACAGGCCATGCCGGAAGACCTTTCCGCAGCCTTACCATATGTCTTCAGGCTGATTGAAGGCTTTAACATTCCGGTCATCACTAAAGATGGATTCGAAGCCGATGACATCATTGGAACACTGGCCAAAGAGGGCGAAAAACAAGGTTTTCAGGTGTATTGTATGACTCCTGATAAGGATTTTGCGCAGTTGGTATCGGAGAACATCTTTATTTATAAGCCCGCCAGGATGGGCAATGAAATGGAAATCCTGGGCGTGGCAGAAGTGCTCGCTAAATGGGAAATTGAAAATGTACTCCAGGTTATTGATATCCTCGGCCTATGGGGAGATGCGGTCGACAATATCCCTGGAATCCCCGGAATCGGAGAAAAAACGGCAAAGTCACTGATCAAACAATATGGTTCGATGGAAAACATCATTGCCAATTCTCATGAGCTGAAAGGGAAACAAAGAGAGAATGTAGAAAACTTTGCCGAACAGGGAATGATCTCTAAAAAATTAGCAACGATCATTTTGGATGTTCCGGTAGAATTTAATCCGGATACCCTGATCCTGGAAGAACCAAGCAGGGAATTATTGGAGCCGCTATTTGCAGAACTGGAATTCAGAACGATTGGTAAACGTGTTTTTGGAGAAGGATTCAATGTAAATGAGGCCAAAGGAACAGGCTCACAGCAAATCGATCTGTTCGGCAACGCAGTGGCAGAGCCTGTTAAAGTAAAAACGGCCACATTTGTATCCGCCCCATCCTTGTTTGATGAATCTGAACCTTTTAAGACGATAGAAAATATTCCACATGATTATCGCCTGGTGGATACTGCTGAGCTTCGCAAATCGCTTATTGCGCATTTAGAGCAGCAGGAAAGTATCTGTGTAGATACAGAAACAACAGGTACCGATGCGAATCTCGCCGAATTGGTGGGATTGTCTTTTAGTACAAAACCGGGAGAAGGATATTATATTCCTTTGTCGGCGGATATGGCTGAAGTACAACCAATCCTGGAGGAGTTCAGGTCCGTGTTGGAGAATGAAAATATTGCCAAAATCGGTCAGAATATCAAATATGACATCCTGATCCTGAAATGGTATGGCATCTCTGTGAAAGGAAAATTATTTGATACGATGCTTGCCCATTACCTGATCGACCCTGATACCAGACACAATATGGATGTGTTGTCTGAAAACTATTTGGGCTATACTCCGGTGTCCATTACCAAACTGATCGGACCAAAAGGAAAGAACCAGGGAAATATGAGGGATGTTCCGGTAGAACAAGTCGTCGACTATGCTGCGGAAGATGCAGATGTAACCTTGCAGCTGGCCAACGTTTTCAGGCCAATGCTGAAAGAATTGAATGCCGAAGAGCTGGCCAGGGATGTAGAAAATCCATTGGTGTATGTATTGGCAGATATTGAAAAAGAGGGTGTTAAAATTGATATAGAGACGTTAATCAACTATTCTAAAGAGCTGGAAACAGACATCAGAAAGTTTGAACAGAACGTTTATGACAAATGTGGCGTCACTTTTAACCTGGCCTCGCCAAAGCAATTGGGAGAAGTGCTGTTTGATAAACTTCAACTGGACCCTAAAGCAAAGAAAACCAAGACCGGACAATACCAGACCGGAGAAGATGTATTATTGGCATTGGCACATAAAAGTGATATTGTAAAGGATATATTGGATTTCCGCCAGTTACAGAAACTGAAATCGACCTATGTTGACGCACTTCCGTTGCTGGTGAATCCTAAAACGGGAAGGGTACATACCAGCTATAACCAGGCTGTTGCTGCAACAGGCAGGTTGAGTTCTAATAATCCGAACCTGCAAAACATTCCGATTCGCAGTGATCGTGGTAGAGAAGTGCGTAAGGCCTTTATTCCAAGAGATGAAAACCATGTGTTGCTTTCTGCGGATTACTCTCAGATAGAGCTTCGTATCATTGCGGACATTAGTAAGGAAGAGAATATGCTGGATGCTTTTAGTAAAGGGATCGATATTCATACCGCAACTGCTGCCAGAGTTTATGGAATTACCATTGAAGAAGTAACGCCTAACCAAAGAAGAAACGCAAAAGCGGTAAACTTTGGAATCATTTATGGTCAGTCTGCTTTTGGTCTTTCTCAGAACCTGGGTATCCCAAGAAAAGAAGCTGCGGAGATTATAGAACAGTATTTTACGCAGTATCCGGGGATTAAACGATATATGTCTGATACGATGAACTTCGCCCGTGAAAATGGCTTTGTGGAGACGATTTTGGGAAGAAGAAGGTATTTGAGAGACATTAATTCTGCGAATCAGACGGTACGTGGTTTTGCAGAACGAAATGCGATTAATGCGCCAATACAGGGTTCAGCAGCGGATATGATTAAGGTGGCCATGATTAATATTCATAAGGATATTCAGGATCAGGGACTGCAATCGAAAATGACAATGCAGGTGCATGATGAGTTGGTGTTCGATGTGTTAAAGACAGAGGTTGAGGCGATGAAAAAGATCATTTCACATCGGATGAAAACAGCGATCAAGACGACGGTGCCTATCGAAGTGGAGATTGGCGAAGGGGTAAATTGGTTGGAAGCACACTAGTGTTTCAGGATCTTTTTCTTTCCTGATTACGTTTAAACTTCTTACTTAAAAAAGCATATATACTACTCGATTCTGGAATCTTTCGCCCTGAATAAGGGCAAAATTTCCTGGGAATCTCTTAGCATATATGCTTTTTTTTTTAAATCCTGCTCCTCCTTTGAAATTTCATAAAAGCAGGGGTTTTATTGCAGGATCTTTATTTATGATTTGAACCTTACATTCTTTAGAGATCGATTGTTGCTCCGATTGCAGGGAGTAACAAGATTTTATTTTCTCTTTGGAATTTGGCAATCGCTTCTTTGGTGTCGATTTCTATGACCGGGAAGGTATTGTAATGCACCCCGATTACTTTATCACAGTCAAAATATTTAGTCGCAATCAGGG comes from the Pedobacter sp. FW305-3-2-15-E-R2A2 genome and includes:
- a CDS encoding GDP-L-fucose synthase encodes the protein MEKNAKIYVAGHRGMVGSAIYRKLVKEGYTNLLTRTSSELDLRNQQAVTDFFEAEKPEYVFLAAAKVGGIVANNTYRADFLFENLSIQNNVIHQAYKTGVKKLMFLGSSCIYPKLAPQPLKEEYLLTGLLEETNEPYAIAKISGIKMCDAYRAQYNCNFISVMPTNLYGYNDNYHPQNSHVLPALIRRFHEAKENGLAEVSIWGSGSPLREFLFADDLAEACYFLMQNFNEGGFLNIGTGHDLSIKDLALLVKKIVGFEGALTFDNSKPDGTPRKLMDVSKLHDLGWKHRIELEEGIQLAYQDFLSKQQESPAL
- the trmB gene encoding tRNA (guanosine(46)-N7)-methyltransferase TrmB, with the translated sequence MGKDKLRKFAEIDTFSNVYQMEEGKVLQGKWASEHFKNEAPIVLELACGKGEYSVNMAKFFPEKNFIGIDLKGNRIWRGARTGVDENINNLAFLRIQIEDIAEYFGKGEVDEIWITFPDPQPQDSREKKRLTYDRFLDMYKTFLKPGGKINLKTDNDGLYAYTVEKVAELNLICHKKTDHLYTSEFYDDVLKIKTHYERIYLKHDKNINYIQFSFE
- a CDS encoding MGMT family protein yields the protein MEQSFYDQVFELVRLIPKGRVSSYGAIAKSLGAGGSARMVGYAMSNAGAAHPPIPAHRVVNSSGLLTGKFHFKTPELMQELLEAEGIVVKNDKVQNFRALLWNPLLEL
- a CDS encoding carboxymuconolactone decarboxylase family protein, with the protein product MGKLVEEFNDYRTKMNDRIMETSNTNIKRFFALDTTTYAEGALNVKTKEMLGLVASMVLRCDDCIKYHLEKCFHEGVSNAEINEVFMIANLVGGSIVIPHYRRAVEYWDELSL
- a CDS encoding DNA-3-methyladenine glycosylase I, whose translation is MEEVIRCGWCGTDPQYIKYHDEEWGKPVYDDKTLFEFLILEGAQAGLSWITILRRRDGYRTAFADFDVQKVAAFTEADEERLMNDTGIIRNRLKVKAAINNARLFIAIQKEFGTFSDYIWGFLPDRKPIVNIRASLGEVPARTEISDAISKDMKKRGFKFFGTTICYAHMQATGMVNDHIEGCISK
- the polA gene encoding DNA polymerase I encodes the protein MKKLFLLDGMALIYRAHFALSKNPRFTSTGINTSAVMGFANTLMEVLKKEKPSHIAVVFDTEAPTERHTDFEAYKAHRQAMPEDLSAALPYVFRLIEGFNIPVITKDGFEADDIIGTLAKEGEKQGFQVYCMTPDKDFAQLVSENIFIYKPARMGNEMEILGVAEVLAKWEIENVLQVIDILGLWGDAVDNIPGIPGIGEKTAKSLIKQYGSMENIIANSHELKGKQRENVENFAEQGMISKKLATIILDVPVEFNPDTLILEEPSRELLEPLFAELEFRTIGKRVFGEGFNVNEAKGTGSQQIDLFGNAVAEPVKVKTATFVSAPSLFDESEPFKTIENIPHDYRLVDTAELRKSLIAHLEQQESICVDTETTGTDANLAELVGLSFSTKPGEGYYIPLSADMAEVQPILEEFRSVLENENIAKIGQNIKYDILILKWYGISVKGKLFDTMLAHYLIDPDTRHNMDVLSENYLGYTPVSITKLIGPKGKNQGNMRDVPVEQVVDYAAEDADVTLQLANVFRPMLKELNAEELARDVENPLVYVLADIEKEGVKIDIETLINYSKELETDIRKFEQNVYDKCGVTFNLASPKQLGEVLFDKLQLDPKAKKTKTGQYQTGEDVLLALAHKSDIVKDILDFRQLQKLKSTYVDALPLLVNPKTGRVHTSYNQAVAATGRLSSNNPNLQNIPIRSDRGREVRKAFIPRDENHVLLSADYSQIELRIIADISKEENMLDAFSKGIDIHTATAARVYGITIEEVTPNQRRNAKAVNFGIIYGQSAFGLSQNLGIPRKEAAEIIEQYFTQYPGIKRYMSDTMNFARENGFVETILGRRRYLRDINSANQTVRGFAERNAINAPIQGSAADMIKVAMINIHKDIQDQGLQSKMTMQVHDELVFDVLKTEVEAMKKIISHRMKTAIKTTVPIEVEIGEGVNWLEAH